A genomic segment from Helicoverpa armigera isolate CAAS_96S chromosome 10, ASM3070526v1, whole genome shotgun sequence encodes:
- the LOC135117407 gene encoding uncharacterized 30.3 kDa protein-like codes for MGIINPEKYSLQSFEQHEREMFKHTYRDFKSLNGTQAISYQEWLIMNNYGILFDTQESVLQKKTSTRSTVNKDLFIKNIQKGDILVTTKFNNGFIGHVAIMATDDHAIELPGGLTWMLGIADNNRIISKDAWFNDYGSGWTTVYRCPDKAVADSAAEWAYLHYYNPLGLAEKTIHTLYRLNFDFESTNPSYCSKLVLQAFVFSDRPIIHKLHRYGFVIPPIQVPGYFEPPYKLKIVGKF; via the coding sequence ATGGGAATCATCAATCCAGAAAAATACTCCCTTCAATCGTTCGAACAACATGAGAGGGAGATGTTCAAACATACGTACAGAGACTTTAAATCACTGAATGGCACTCAAGCGATCAGTTATCAGGAATGGCTTATAATGAACAACTACGGAATACTGTTCGATACTCAGGAGTCAGTGTTACAGAAGAAAACTAGTACACGAAGTACGgttaataaagatttatttatcaaaaatatccaGAAGGGGGATATATTAGTCACAACAAAATTTAATAACGGGTTCATTGGCCATGTAGCAATAATGGCAACTGATGACCACGCGATAGAGTTGCCTGGTGGCTTGACTTGGATGTTAGGCATAGCGGATAATAACAGAATTATTTCTAAAGACGCTTGGTTCAACGATTATGGCTCTGGTTGGACGACGGTGTACCGATGCCCTGACAAGGCAGTAGCTGATAGTGCAGCGGAGTGGGCTTACCTTCACTACTACAACCCACTTGGACTTGCCGAGAAGACCATCCATACATTGTACAGATTAAACTTTGATTTCGAATCTACGAATCCTAGCTATTGTTCTAAGCTAGTACTTCAGGCTTTCGTTTTCAGTGACCGACCAATTATACATAAGCTCCATAGGTATGGGTTTGTGATACCTCCAATTCAAGTCCCGGGTTACTTCGAGCCTccatataaattgaaaattgtgggaaaattttga
- the LOC110371013 gene encoding gallerimycin — protein MSLESFVQYIHWEVSIMKACLIVAIFLVVGYTVVTSAAEVGESDTPHTMVKRETIQGPPLPGRCVFYECIASCRQRGYKSGGYCTLNGCQCLR, from the exons ATGAGCTTGGAAAGTTTTGTACAGTATATTCACTGGGAGGTTTCAATCATGAAGGCTTGTCTAATTGTTGCTATATTCCTCGTTGTGGGTTACACAGTTGTAACTTCGGCTGCTGAAGTTGGTGAATCTG ATACACCCCACACAATGGTAAAAAGAGAAACGATACAAGGGCCACCTCTTCCAGGGCGCTGTGTATTTTACGAGTGCATCGCAAGTTGCAGGCAAAGAGGATACAAGTCTGGCGGATACTGCACTTTGAATGGCTGCCAATGTCTTCGATAA